A single window of Sparus aurata chromosome 22, fSpaAur1.1, whole genome shotgun sequence DNA harbors:
- the LOC115573558 gene encoding scavenger receptor cysteine-rich type 1 protein M130-like — protein sequence MNGTNRCNGQVELFHNGQWGTVCDDRWGMQEAAVVCREMNCGNALYVRNKAFFGRGRDQVWLDDVECSGHEKSLVDCRNRGLGEHNCDHSEDAGVVCSASVRLFNGTNHCSGRVEVSQGGQWWKICNSNWGQKESTRLCKELGCGPPKNSNESFHFGDTRLKGYRTTCSRNVSSISDCTFQEITGTCEGVSLSCTDIPPIRLVDGTD from the exons ATGAACGGGACTAATCGATGCAATGGCCAAGTGGAACTCTTCCACAATGGACAGTGGGGAACAGTTTGTGATGACAGATGGGGCATGCAGGAAGCAGCTGTCGTGTGCCGCGAGATGAACTGTGGGAATGCTCTCTATGTCAGGAACAAAGCCTTCTTCGGCAGAGGTCGGGATCAGGTTTGGTTAGACGATGTTGAGTGTTCTGGTCATGAGAAATCCCTTGTTGACTGCCGCAACAGAGGTTTGGGAGAACACAACTGTGACCACAGTGAAGATGCTGGTGTTGTATGCTCAG CCTCAGTCAGACTGTTCAATGGGACTAACCACTGCTCTGGCAGGGTGGAGGTCTCCCAGGGTGGCCAGTGGTGGAAAATTTGTAATAGTAACTGGGGCCAAAAAGAGTCTACAAGGCTGTGCAAGGAACTCGGCTGCGGACCTCCAAAAAATTCTAACGAAAGCTTCCATTTTGGTGACACCAGACTGAAAGGGTATAGGACCacatgcagcagaaatgtgagcTCTATCTCTGACTGCACATTTCAAGAAATTACAGGGACATGTGAAGGTGTTTCTCTTTCATGTACAG ATATTCCACCGATAAGGCTTGTTGATGGCACCGACTGA
- the LOC115573556 gene encoding uncharacterized protein LOC115573556 isoform X1, which translates to MVSEAQGVGMTMMLVSNVQIWLASGSNQCSGRVEIFYKSQWGTVCDDEWEMANGDVVCRQLGCGHAISAPTNAHFGRGSDPVWLDDVECTGQESALSHCNHNRFGESNCWHGEDAGVICFGALEKPQITVSPATDVKWGDKVEITCTVVSERLGGTFVLRKMGGNYRMEKYSQDEAATFVFPSVGFSQKGSYYCEYQKKLPNQVIYYPQGNVAELSVTVKMDISMTSPHAMTIYSPDKISVNEGSSFSVTCSTHSSYSGGYFYLRKSNMTVTEAKPAFGHSIFNLATFDFPSLQYKHQGEYSCVFGVNISSMSFCSVPSKSLQVNVIVATSSSTVAGVVIGLLLVLLALGGGYWFWRRRTSGCWYLGSVY; encoded by the exons ATGGTTTCCGAAGCTCAAGGTGTGGGCATGACCATGATGCTGGTGTCCAATGTGCAG ATCTGGTTAGCCAGTGGCTCAAATCAGTGCTCTGGCAGAGTGGAGATCTTCTATAAAAGCCAGTGGGGaactgtgtgtgatgatgaatgGGAAATGGCCAATGGCGATGTTGTATGTAGACAGCTTGGCTGCGGTCACGCAATTTCTGCTCCTACAAATGCCCATTTTGGTAGAGGCAGTGATCCAGTATGGTTGGATGATGTGGAGTGTACAGGCCAAGAGTCTGCTCTGTCACACTGTAATCACAACAGATTTGGAGAAAGTAACTGCTGGCATGGTGAAGATGCTGGTGTTATCTGTTTTG GTGCTCTAGAGAAGCCCCAAATCACTGTTAGTCCGGCTACAGATGTAAAATGGGGTGACAAAGTTGAAATCACCTGCACCGTTGTATCAGAACGCCTGGGTGGGACATTCGTCCTGAGAAAGATGGGAGGAAATTATCGAATGGAAAAATACTCCCAAGACGAAGCTGCAACCTTTGTCTTCCCTTCAGTGGGATTCAGCCAAAAGGGGTCATACTACTGTGAATATCAGAAGAAGTTGCCCAATCAAGTCATCTATTATCCTCAAGGAAATGTAGCTGAACTCTCTGTCACAG TGAAAATGGACATCTCCATGACATCTCCTCATGCAATGACGATCTACAGCCCGGACAAGATATCAGTCAACGAAGGCAGCAGCTTCTCTGTCACCTGCTCTACTCATTCGTCATATTCCGGAGGTTACTTCTATCTGAGAAAGTCCAATATGACCGTCACAGAGGCAAAGCCTGCATTTGGCCACTCTATCTTCAACCTGGCAACCTTTGACTTCCCTTCATTACAGTACAAGCACCAAGGAGAATATAGCTGTGTCTTTGGTGTTAACATCTCCAGCATGTCCTTCTGTTCCGTTCCCTCTAAGTCACTACAAGTCAATGTAATCG TAGCCACGTCCTCTTCAACTGTCGCAGGAGTTGTGATTGGGCTACTGCTGGTGCTACTGGCGCTGGGTGGCGGTTACTGgttctggaggaggagaacgtCTGGGTGCTG GTACCTTGGTTCAGTTTATTAG
- the LOC115573556 gene encoding uncharacterized protein LOC115573556 isoform X2, producing MANGDVVCRQLGCGHAISAPTNAHFGRGSDPVWLDDVECTGQESALSHCNHNRFGESNCWHGEDAGVICFGALEKPQITVSPATDVKWGDKVEITCTVVSERLGGTFVLRKMGGNYRMEKYSQDEAATFVFPSVGFSQKGSYYCEYQKKLPNQVIYYPQGNVAELSVTVKMDISMTSPHAMTIYSPDKISVNEGSSFSVTCSTHSSYSGGYFYLRKSNMTVTEAKPAFGHSIFNLATFDFPSLQYKHQGEYSCVFGVNISSMSFCSVPSKSLQVNVIVATSSSTVAGVVIGLLLVLLALGGGYWFWRRRTSGCWYLGSVY from the exons ATGGCCAATGGCGATGTTGTATGTAGACAGCTTGGCTGCGGTCACGCAATTTCTGCTCCTACAAATGCCCATTTTGGTAGAGGCAGTGATCCAGTATGGTTGGATGATGTGGAGTGTACAGGCCAAGAGTCTGCTCTGTCACACTGTAATCACAACAGATTTGGAGAAAGTAACTGCTGGCATGGTGAAGATGCTGGTGTTATCTGTTTTG GTGCTCTAGAGAAGCCCCAAATCACTGTTAGTCCGGCTACAGATGTAAAATGGGGTGACAAAGTTGAAATCACCTGCACCGTTGTATCAGAACGCCTGGGTGGGACATTCGTCCTGAGAAAGATGGGAGGAAATTATCGAATGGAAAAATACTCCCAAGACGAAGCTGCAACCTTTGTCTTCCCTTCAGTGGGATTCAGCCAAAAGGGGTCATACTACTGTGAATATCAGAAGAAGTTGCCCAATCAAGTCATCTATTATCCTCAAGGAAATGTAGCTGAACTCTCTGTCACAG TGAAAATGGACATCTCCATGACATCTCCTCATGCAATGACGATCTACAGCCCGGACAAGATATCAGTCAACGAAGGCAGCAGCTTCTCTGTCACCTGCTCTACTCATTCGTCATATTCCGGAGGTTACTTCTATCTGAGAAAGTCCAATATGACCGTCACAGAGGCAAAGCCTGCATTTGGCCACTCTATCTTCAACCTGGCAACCTTTGACTTCCCTTCATTACAGTACAAGCACCAAGGAGAATATAGCTGTGTCTTTGGTGTTAACATCTCCAGCATGTCCTTCTGTTCCGTTCCCTCTAAGTCACTACAAGTCAATGTAATCG TAGCCACGTCCTCTTCAACTGTCGCAGGAGTTGTGATTGGGCTACTGCTGGTGCTACTGGCGCTGGGTGGCGGTTACTGgttctggaggaggagaacgtCTGGGTGCTG GTACCTTGGTTCAGTTTATTAG